The Alistipes finegoldii DSM 17242 DNA segment ATTTTCCCGCACCACCCTTTTGCGTCATGAACGCGCATATTTTGCTGTCGGTTGCCATCTCTCGGGGATTATTTTCTGAGCAAAATTATCGTGTCATTTTTTGCGAATGAAATTATACATCGTTTTTGAGGCGAATTCTACATGTGTTTTCGGGATTTATTTAATGGATTAATTAGCTTAATAATTAATTAGTTAAATAATGAATTCAATAATTCGTGTATTAATGCGCGAGATCGTTGGAAAGGCAGTATTATTTGGTTATCGTAGTGAAGGACAGCTACTTTTGCTTTTAGGGTCGAAAGAAGTGGCAAGATGTGAGTTTGTCGGACAAACTCTCACAACAACCTGCTCCGCAGCCTGTTGCATCTTGCGTCAATGCTCCGGAAGCGGTGCATTTGACGAAAATTTGCCCTTCGGTTAATTTTTGAATTAGGAATATGGATGATAAAAGAAACCATAGAATTTACTGCCGTTTGACATCTGCCGAATATGGTCGGTTTAAGACGGAGGTCAGAAAGACGTATCTGTCGGATTCCGAATATATCCGTCGCAAGTTGCTTCATCCCCAAATGCGTATCCGCAGCAGGGAGGAAACGGATCTGTTGAATTTCGTTATCGGATCACTGTCGCAGGTCAATAACAATATCAACCAGATTGCGCGGGTTATGAATGCCTTGAAGGGAAGCGGGGCTGTTGTGATCGGCAGCGTCGCTCAGAGGCAGCTCAACCAAGTCGAGGCCATATTGAAGGAGTGGAATACGTTTGAAGGCCGCCTCCGGCAAAGTCTGAAGTCGAAATGATTATAAAGATTATACGGAAGCCTCCGAAACCGGGCAATAGGGGAACCCGGGCGCGGGGCTTCGCAGCTCTGCTCCATTATCATGATCGACATGAAAGCGAGCTATGCCATACGGAGAATATTATTGGCAATACTTCGGTTGAACTTGCCCAGTACTTTATGGATGTCTCTACACGAAGCTCGTCCCGGGTCAAAGATCCGGTTTTTCATGCCGTTGTCAGTTTTGCCTACAATGAAGTAGATCCTGCGCCGGAGGTGATTGAGGCAATGGCCCGACAGTATCTTCAAAAAATGGGATATGCAAATCAACCCTGGGTAATTTATCGTCACACGGATAAACAGCATATTCATTATCACATTATCTCCAGTCGGGTTGATGTGCGAAGTGGGAAAGCTATTTCGAGTAGTTACGAGGGATTACGGACGAAGACCGTGCTGGATCAGCTTGCGCCATTATTCGGATACCAGGTAGGCAAAGGAGCGGATAAACGTCAGCAACAAAATCAGGGATTGGTCAGCGAGATAGATCAAGTAGTCCAAAAAGTCCTGCTTGAAGATCAACCATACAGCATGTATCGGTTTTGCCAAGCGTGCGAAAAACGGGGACTGAAGGTAAAGAAATTGCCTCGAGGATATGTTATCTCGCAGGGTAACTCTTATCCTGTTGCCCTGTCAAAATTACCTGTTTTTGCAGAGCGCAGGTTATCGCATATTTTAAGAGCAGTCAAGCAGGAACGAATCCGTGAAATGCGGTATATCCGGAAATGCCTGTACCTGGTTCTCCGGAATATGCCTCAGATTGATATGCAGTCCGATATGGCGGCTGAATTGTTTGGGGACAAGCTACTGAATCAGTTGGCGCAATACAATATAAATGTTATTTATAACAGAAATAGCGCCGGAATAGTCGGAATTTCTTTTGGCCGGCCGGACTTGACTTTCAAGGGGAGCGAGCTGAAGCTGTCATGGGAAACGATCCTACATTATGTTCGGAGCAAGAGGGGGGTATCTGCAAAGAAGAAACCTATCCTTCAAACAACTGTCCGGCCGCAGGCAGCACACCTCCAGACGCTCGTACAGGGAGCCGCAGTTGGGAAGAAAATAGCTGAAGACGAAGAGGAAAAAAAGCGTCGCGGACAAGCCGAGCAGGAAATATAATTCATGGTTTATGCTATTATGCTGATATATAGATATATGCCAGCTCTAAAATATTATAGTATTTAATATAAATAATTTATATTATTTGAATAATTGAAATTATTTGAAATAATCTGTTTATATTTGCTGAGAAGGCATAATCACAAAACACGAAATAACAATGGAAGCATCACAGACTTTTAAAGACAAGAGAAGCCGGCTGACAAAAGAACAAAGAGAGCGGGTTACTCCGGAACTGGTAGAGGAGATCATGGAAAAGCATGTGTCACCTGAACATTGGCCGTCGTTTCGAAGACGGCATAAAGCCGAGTTCCGGAAAATCGCCGAAGGCTACGTTTCTCAGTGTATGACTTTTTCAGCCAAAGATACAAAGAGGCCCTATAAAGCACGGATCAAAGGGTTGTTGGTGAGTGAGGTAAATGGTGAGGAAAGGATCTCCTTTGATTTTCTGTTTGCCCAGCGGAAATTGGTCATTCCGAATCGTATGCAGATCAAGAACGGTCAGGATGCGATCAATATATCCGACGAGCAGATTGAAAAGTTGAAGGCCGGAGCCTTCCTTGATGAGCTTTTAGTTTCAGAGAAGGGGGCAAAGTTTTTCGCCGAGGTCGATACCGAACTTAACCGTCTTGCTATTGCTGAAGCGACGTATGTTCGTGCCCCGAAGACGCTGCACGGTTCAATTCTTACCCCGGAACAGAGCAATGCCATTATGAGCGGAAAGTCTATGGAGTACGAACGTGAAAACCCCAACGATAAATCGCAGGTATTCGTTCTCAAAGCCCGTTACAGCCCGATTTATTATACGATCAGGTCGGAGTCGGTTCTCGATAAGGATGGGAAGCCTCTTGTTCGGAGTGTATCCGTATCTGTGGAACCGAGTCAAACACTCCAGTCGGTAGAAGAGACGGTTAAGATGTCTGCTCAAAAAACGAAAAAACGGGTTAGTCAACAAAGACATATGTGATATTGAATAATCTTGGTTATTATGGATGTATATATCAGTGGGAAAATCAGCGGAAAAACCCAGCAAGAAGCAGAGGCTGATTTTGGGAAATATGCAGAAATCATCCAGGCCGCCGGCCATACTCCCGTGAACCCGATGAAGAACGGCCTGCCTTTCGATGCTCCCTGGGAAGATCATATGGAACGCGACCTTGAAATGTTACGCGCGAGTGATGCTATCTGTTTATTGCCGGATTGGGTCGAGAGCTACGGAGCGAAGATCGAGTTGCACCAGGCACTCGAGATCAGGATGCCGGTTCTCAATGACTCGAATCTTCGTCTGTACCTCGAACAAGCCAATCATCAGGGAGTTCAACAGGAAGATTCCCGTAGTAAGATTCTGCGCAATATAGAGAGGAGCTACCAAATGCAACAAAGGACGATAAAAGATCCATCACAGAAACATAACCTTTAAATGAGCAATTATGAAAATTGTCCTTGGAGAAGCGAAAGAAGAGTATGATACCGATGTGCAGATGGCCGTTACACGTCAGTTAATTCTTCGTGTTAATACAGAAATAAAACCGGAGGCTGCCTATGTGGTTTCGGAAATAACCTATTCCCGACGTACGGGCTATTCGTATACGCTGATAAATACTCAAACAAAAGAGAGGCGTACGACAAATTTAATTCGACCTCTTAGTAAACGGTTTGGTGTGGGATTTTATAAAGATGATGTGCGTATGATGTTAATGCCGGAACCCGAGTTCAAAAGATTATGTGAAGGGGCGCAAAACATAGTCAAGAAAGAGGAAGTGAAAAAGGATAAAACACGGTATCAGCTCTCAAATGATTATCAAGGCTTCAGATACGATACCAAGCTCACAACTAAAGAAATTGCAATTAAGATCCGTGCATATTGCAAAACCCAGTATCCGGATTATAAATTTTCTGTACGTGTGGATCGTTCTGAAATAAATGTCAAGATTCTTTCAGGCCCCCAAGAGATCCGGGCAGGAAAGGGACTTGCTAAGGGAAACTGGCAAACAATCGGGATTACGGACTTTTATAGGGACTGGTTATCTGATGGAGCTTATAAAATGTTATACGATATAACGCAGTATGCTAAGTCATACAATCGCTCTAATACTGATATTCAAAATGATTACTTTGACGAAAATTTTTATTTTCGATTGGATATTGGTGCTTGGGATCGGCCATATACTGTAACGCCTGAAATAAAGCCGCAGACCGGGATAACAAAGTCTGGTACTTTACAGAAAATTGAGTCTCGGATCGTATCTCAGCAGGAAGCGAATCATCGATCAGGCCCGGAAAAAACCATTTAAATATACAATTATGTATGCACACTTTGAGGGCACATCGCAGGAACTTGCCGACCTGCAAAACGATGTGAGTGCTGCGAAAACTGCACTTGAATTACGAACTATATTAAAAAATGCGGAAAAAGAGTAATAATATCGGAGAATGGTTCCTACTAAGGTCTGTTGGAGACGAATCCGTCGATATACTCTTTATCGTGCGCGACAACAGCAAAAGCCTGCCTGATGAGCTTGTTTGCGACAGCGATCATAGCGAGTTTTCCCGATTTTCCGTTTTGCCTGAGCCTCGTATAGGTCTCTTTGCATTGGGCATTGAACCTACTGGCAGGCCAAGCGGCGATATAGAGAAGTCCTCTAGTGTATGCGTCTCCGTTTCGGTTGATATGCCCTTTGATGTTTACCGAAGTTCCGGACTGTTCGTAAGTGGGACAAATTCCGAGATACCGGGACACCTGCTTGGCATTTTGGAAGTAGGTAAAGCCTCCAGTAGTGATGATGAGCGCCGTGGCAAGCGTTATGCCTATCCCTTTGATGGTCGTCAGCAGCGCGAGTTGTCGGCTGAACTCCACTTCGACAAGATCCGTGAGTTCCGCCTGGAGCCTGTCACGCTTCTTTTCAAGGAACTTGATAGTTTCGTCTACGGTATGAGTTGCACCTTTGTCCGGGACAGGCAGACATGCAAGAGAGCCACGAAGGTTCGACATGGCGGTAATCTGCTTAGTAAGTTGGCGAATGACGGTTCTTTTCTGTCGGAGCCGCAGGATGGCCTCTCCCTGTACCTTGAAAGGACGCGGGTTCATCTTCTCTCCGTACAAGGTAATGAGTCGTGCATCGCTCTTATCGGTCTTGACCGTAGAGAGCAAGGCTTTGGCGAAGTTCTTTACCTTCAGCGGATTCTCCATGCTGACAGTAATTCCGGCGACATTGAGCATATACAGCAGCAAGGCGCTGTAATTCCCTGTCGCCTCCATAACACAGTGGATACTGCCGTCTTTGGGGAGAGTCCCGATAAACTGTCTGATACCAGCGGTCGTGTTGTTAAAAGTACGGATCTCCCCGCCTTTGTCGGAGGAGTAAGCTACCACGAATGTAGCCTTGCTCACGTCGATTCCAATGTACCTCATGGCCGTTCATTTTTTGGTTTTAACGACATCGCTTACATCTTGGTCCTTCATTGCGAATACGGGCTCAGACACCTTACGAACTATCCGGATTCTGATGTAAAGAGTATGGGGTCAGAACATAATTCCCGGTTTAGAAAACCAATGAGAGATCGGACTTATTCCATACTCTGATGTCTTAACTATTCAAATTTAATTAACTAATTACAAATATACAACATAGAGAATTCAATATCCAGTACGCAAATGTTGCCGCTCACCGGAATCCGACCTTCTCAATGTATGAATACCTGATGGAAAAGTATGAGGCTCTCAATAAGCAGCAAATTGCCGAGGGGATAGAGCCTTTGAAGCTATCTGCTCTTGAGGCCCGTTGTCAAGAATTGAAATCGGGATCTTTATCTACATCGGAATCATTGGCATTCATTGAGCGATGTTTAAAGACGTCGGAAGTCGGACGTCAGTCCAATCAGAATAAGAATAACTCAATTCCAGCAAAGGGGAGAACCTGCATCGATTGAGTTGCTGTCTGAACTTGGGAAAATGTTATAAATAACACGGAAAGCTATGGCAACAATAAACTTCAGGATCGAAGCCCCTATTACAAAATATGAGACTCGATTATCAGTCGTTGAAAACCGGTTGGTATCGCTTATCAAGGATTTCATTCGGGATGCTGGACAGATTCAAGGCTTGTCGGTCGGCATGAGTCATGTCGAATTTGCAAATGGAGCGTATTTTACCAATGTGTCGATTAAGAACGAGTGGTATGAATCTGCGCGGGGATTGAAAAAATTGGCACGGAAATATGATCCGAATTATGATAAGCGTGCGCATCAGGCATTTCCTGCTATGTATGCCACCGACTTATCTTCGTTGGGTGAAGAAATTGTGCGGCACTTCCAAAAAAGCTGTGACCAGTTGATCGTTGAGCAGTATGCGTATGCACCCATTATCAAGAATGAAATAGGATCGCTGCACACAAAGTTAGAAAAGGATGTGTCGATACGGAATATCAATGAAGGCAGCTCTTTATTTTTTGTCTGTCGGGAAATAGACGGGAAGGAGAAAGTCGGGATTGTAGATAGATACGGACGAACCCGTATCCCACTGAAATATGACGATCTGAAGGAAATAATAAACGGTTATTACTTAGCTAAAGTTGCTGGGAAATTTGGCGTTGTTACGCTTTCAAACAAAGTTATTGTACCTCTGAAATGTTTTAAGCTGCATGTATATCCACTTCAATTTTCCGGGAAATTATTGCATAATAACTACCTGCTTGTGGCAGGGAAAGAGACGAGTGATGGAATTCGTTACGGAGCAGTCAACCTCAAAGAAGAGGTGAAAATACCGTTTGAGTTTGAAAGTTTAGAAGTGCAGTATAACAGGGATCGACGCTTTGTCAGATATGGATTCATGGTTGCGCAGAAAGATGGCAAGTATGGGATGATAGATAAGGAAGGAAGTGTTATAATTCCTTTCGAGTATGACCATCTTGGCCAAAAAGGATATTCCAGACAATATTATGAGTTTGGAGACGGATATTTGGGGGCGGTCAAGGATAATAAATTTGGGGTTGTCGATGTAAACAATAACGTCGTAATCCCATTCGATCGTTCAAAAGACACTCTTCTCGACATGGTTTATCCTGATGTCTATTTTCTACGTCGTCCGACGGATAAAACTCCTGAGCAGCGAATCGCTGATTTAGCTGAACTTGAGAAAGGACTTATTAAACAGGATTGGGAATGCTATAAGAAGGGTTGCTTGTCTGGGAGCTATATGCGGGAACAATTGGATAAACTGAGAATACTATATTGCAATATTGACGATCGGGATGCCGGCAAAGCAAATGAACTATGGGATAAATACTCCCGAAATGGATTATTCCGTATTCCAGACTTATTTGAAGATAGTAATGGCAATCTATGGCGAACACGGGGCTATATGACGGAGATTGCTCACTTGGAAAAACCAAGTGCCGATAATGCGGTTGGAGTTTTCCTGTCTCCCCGCAAGCGTATGCAGCGGATAGAAAAGGAACTTCGGGATATAGAGAATCAAGAAATAATGGGGGTGCACTACGGGGAGTTTCCTCCGGAACGGGTCGATGCTGAGATAAGTGCAAAATTGCTCGAGAACGACAGAAGAATTGAAGAGCTGCACGATTCTTACAGGGAGATCAGAGCAAATTATCGCAAGTACAGAGCGCGTGGCTCTGAGCAGCAAGACCGAGGCGGCCTATCGAAGACTTTGCAAGTTGTCGAAGGGCAAATCCATGTCAAACGTAGCAAAGCCGAACATGTCCATAATGATAACGCGAACATATTGGCAAAGTGACGACGGAGACTGACCAGTGCAGACCTGAAAATTAAAAATATTATAAATAACACGAATAGCTATGGCAACCGTAAACTTTATGCTAACCTCTCCTATCGCCGTGGACGGTGATATGAATGTGACCGAAACAAAAATGGTCATGAGAGTTAACGAACTCTTTCAGGAGCTTCGGCAGATATCCGGAGTCCAAGTGGCCATGAGCGACATCGGATATGCCGATGGGACGGATTATTGTGCCACCGTATCGGTAAAAAATCAATGGTATGCGTCGGCTGTGCAACTTCGGAGAGTTGCAGAACAATTCGATTCCCAATATCGGGGGCGAGAGTATGCCGATGTGGGGCATATGAAATATTATACCGATTTGGCCCACTTGGAGCAAGTGAAAATATCAGGGTTTTGTAAAGATTTCAATGAGTTGGTATATATGACTACTGAAGGTCGTGATCGAGTTGAAAATGCGCTCGGTGTTGAGTTCGTGCGATTGCCGGTAGGGACACATATAGATTACTATAATCAACATAATTCCCTGTTCCGAATACGAGTTCAGCAATTTAACGGAGAGCTGAAGGCTGGGTACATAGACAAATATGGCATGCCGGTAGTGAAAGCGGTCTATGATGAGATTACTGCACCGGACTATAAAGGGATATGTTGTGCGAGCTTTCTGGGGAAAAAGGGTCTTGTCGCAACCGGAGACCGGCAACTTATACCGTTTGTGTATAACGAAATAAAAGGGGCGAACCTTGACTTGTTGAGAAACCCGCAGAGCCTCGATAAAGAGGTAGAAAAGAGTATTTCGATATTTTCAGAAAATGGACACATTCTTGCGGAAAAAGCGACTGATGCCGGGCAGCGCTGGGGGGTTATTGACCGAGATAACAAAGTTGTTATTCCCTTTGAGTTTGAAGCCTTGACCGAGGTTTATGCCGATGATACACGCTATGCCAAATATGGACTTCTCATTGCCGAAAGAGACGGGAAGTTCGGTATGGTCGATAAAGATGGAAGCGTGGCTGTCCCGTTTGAATATGATTATCTCGGATTACATGATCGTGATAATCCTCAATTGGGGCGAGTCGATGATGGCTACCTGTTTGCCTACAAAGATGGAAAAGTCGGAATTATTGATGTAAACCATAGAATTGCTGTTCCTTTCCGATATTCTCCCGAAGAAATATATCAGTTCGAGTATCCTCAAATTAGATTTTCAGTCCGTCCTGTGAGTAAAAATGAGATCGAATGCCAGGCTGATCTGTCTCGATTGGAAGAATTATGCAAGCGCCAGAATTGGACATATGAATGGTCTGCGGTTATTCAGGTGCGGCAAGATGGTGCGGACAGTATGAATAAGCTTGTTCAGCATTTTAAGAAAATCTCTGAATCGAGTTTGCCGGAAGCGATAGCTATTTGGGAAAAACATGCTCTTGGTAGGTTTCCAGTCCCGTCTATTGAATTGTCCGAGGAAGAACAGAAGGTATTTCGATTGGACACACCCCGGGAGAGTGATATATACCTTCGGCCCGAAGAAAGAACAGGAGTATACATTCCCCCACAGGAACGGGTCGACTCGCTTATCGAGAAGATTCGGGATGCGGAGGCGGTACGTTCCGAGATATCACATTATTCATATCATGATATGTGTGTCGCTGCTTTAGAGGGAGGTTTTTTTGAACCGGACGGAGGAGAGTATAATCGAAATAAGGAGCGTCAACTGGCCGAGATTGGACGTGAAATAGATGCCTTGTATGAACAGTTGGATCGTGCGGAAGCAAATGTCCGGAAGTTTGCTCCTCCCCTTGAGAGGCGGAAAGACATATTGGCTCCGACGACCACTCTGTATAATATTGAGCAGGGGATAAAAGAGAAAATGTCAAAACCCCGATCATCCCCAACCTGCGAACAGAAGATGTAAAAGTGTAGTCTTTAAAATACTCCTGATCCCATGAAAGTTTTAATCTCGATTAACCAAAAAGGGTCGTGTTGGAAAATTTTTGCCATCCAATCGTGGGAAGGTTCACATGGGGAGACGATTACTTGAACGATCATAGCTGTGAGCATTTTATACGAGAGATTGAGCAACATATTCATAATTTTTTTGATTGAAAAATTTAATAAACCATGATTGATTATAAAGAAGCGAAGAAATACCTTCTTCCAACATTATTGGATTATGGCTTCAAGGAGCGTAAAGACAAATCGTGTAAATCATGTCTTGTCTTTTCGGACGGCTCGGAAACACTTCTGGTATATCGCAACCAGGGGGGAGTCTACGATCATTATGTCAATAAAAGTACGTCGGACGATTATGGGGACGCCGTTCACTTCATTATGAAGCGGGTACTCAATAAAACGACCAACCTGTCCGCAGAAGATTTTTGCAAAGTGGAGGCTGAGCTGTCACGGATTGCCGGGCTTGGTGTAATTAAAGATGTTATAAATAACACATCTACGATACAGGAAAAGCAACCGTTCGATATTTCAAAGTATACGGTAGAGCGCCTTGATCTCGCGGCTGTTCCCGGGGCATGCCGGCGGTTTTTCGAGCAGCGCCACATTGATCCCGGGCAACTGGCTCCGTTCAAGTCCGTGATAGGTATCCTTGTTAGCGACCGCGGGTTTAAGCAACCGTTGTTCTATTGGCAAAATATGGACGGGAATATAGTCGGGGCGCAGTATAAATATATCAAGGACAATGTGTGTCAGAAAAGGTTCCTGAAAAATACCGATCGCAGTAATTCTCTTTGGATGACTCCTATCGAGGGTAGCAAGGCGCTGTTCGTTACGGAAGATCCGCTCGATGCAATCGCGCATAGCCAACTTTTCCCTGGCGCCCGGTATGCTTACTTCTGTACCGGAGGAACATCGACCAAAGCCCAGCGGGAGATGATTCATAGCTTTTCTCAAAAATTTAAATTACCTATCATCCTCGGAAACGATAATGATTTAGCCGGACAGTTGGAAAACTTTAAACTTGCACTTCATACGGCCAATATTGAGTATGCCATCAATAGTAAAACGCAGCGAGTTCTTCTTACCGTCAATGGCGCAGAGAGGGAATGGGGGAAGGATGAAATAGTTGCTGCCCTACAAGCAGTAATGAAGCAGAGGCCGAATATAATCCTGTCAATACCATGGGCAAAAGATTGGAATGACGATCTACGGAGCAGCAAGAAGTCTATCTCCCTGCGGATTGCTGAAAATATGGCTCGAGTGCAGATCGAGACAACCAAATCAGAACAGCGGGGAGTGATTGCCGGGAAATTGCCCTAATACTTCTGCTATACTGCTGGAGTTTCGGAACTGGACTAAAAATGTTATAAATAACATTTTAATAATCATATGTTTATATAGCGTTCGGTTTTTTGTGCAACAGCTTTTTTTTATCGGAGAAAACAGTTAGTTTTGTCAATAATATAGATTATTTAAATAATATAAATAATTAAAATGAATGGCAACACTATCTCAAATTGAAGAAGAGGATAATGAAATATATGCGTATGTCGTACTTGGTGCCATTTGCATAGGGTTTCTCTTGCTGCTGACACAATTGTATTATGCCAATTACGATTTGGTGCAACGCCTTCATATCGACATTCCGTTTCTGGATAAACATGTTTTCTCGAAAGAGGGGATGAAGTTGTTGCTGGGGGACTCCTATAAAGTCAGGAATGTTGTGCTGTTTCTTTTTGCGTTCTCGTTGACGTCTCCATCTAAAGGAGAGAAACCGACGTCTCTCTGGCGGCAGCTCGCAGGACTAGGCATTTCCGTTGCAGTATTTCATTGCTGTCGTTTTTTCTTACTTATCCCCCTTACCACAGTCGGACAGTCATTGAATATTCTCGGGTCGCTCATCAGTGCCGTGTGCATCCTCAGTTATTGTGGTCGGATTACGAGGTTTTACCTGGCGCCGGATAGTTCTCTTAACGAGAACGAACGGTTGGCAGACGGGTTTGAGCAGACTACTGAATTGATCGAAACCCCTACTTCTGTCAATTGGAAGTATGAGTTCTCGTACCAGGGTAAAATCCGCACCGGATATATCAACGAACTTGCGGTGTATAGGGCGTCATTTGTTATTGGAATGCCGGGCACCGGAAAAAGTCATTCATTTCTCGATCCTGCAATGAAGCAGCTCATTGCAAAACATTTTTCGGCAGTGGTTTATGATTATAAAGACCCGACATTAAGCAATGCGGTATATCAGTATTACGTGGCGTATAAACGGGAACACCCAAATTCCCCGTTGCGGTTCGGGTATCTGTCATATGTAAATATCAACCATACCTATCGGTGCAATCCGATGAAAGGGATCTCGACATCGGCCGAAGCGGTCAATTTCGCCATTACGATTCTGACTGCTCTGAATAAGAACTTTGTCGAAAAACAAGGCGAGTTTTTTACGGAAAGTGCGAAATCCTATACCGCGATCGTAATATATGCACTGGGGGTATTGTTCGGGGGACGTTACTTGTCATTGCCCCATACGCTCACTATGCTGTCTCAGGTGCCGTCTGTCCTGTTCCCGGTGCTGAAGCTGATCTCCGTGCTGTATCCCGATATGAAGACCCTGTTTTCGCCTTTCAAAGAGGCATACGACACAAATACGTTGCCGCAACTTCAGGGACAGTTGGCCTCGGCCCAAATCGGGTTGGGGTCAATGTCAGACGCATCATTGGCCTATGTTATGACTGAAGATGAGGAATCTCAGGATATCGCTGTCGATTTGGATACGATCTCGTCGAAAGAATCTCCAATGTTGTTATGTCTGGGCTCGAATCCACGGTTAGGGGCGGTTCTCGGGCTTGCTAACGCCGTATACCTTACACGCATTGCCAATCTGCTCAATCGCAAGGGCCGTAATCCGACAGCTTTTTTTGCCGATGAAGTGGTGACAACCTATATCAATGGTCTTGATAATTTAATCGCAACGGCGAGATCCAATAAGATTGCGGTTTTTCTGGGCTTTCAGGATTTCAGTCAGATGGTACGCGACTATGGGCAGAAGATTGCCGATGCGATCGTCAATACGGTCAATAATGTTTTTGTCGGAGCTGTCAAAGGTAAGACTGCAAAGGAAC contains these protein-coding regions:
- a CDS encoding toprim domain-containing protein; the protein is MIDYKEAKKYLLPTLLDYGFKERKDKSCKSCLVFSDGSETLLVYRNQGGVYDHYVNKSTSDDYGDAVHFIMKRVLNKTTNLSAEDFCKVEAELSRIAGLGVIKDVINNTSTIQEKQPFDISKYTVERLDLAAVPGACRRFFEQRHIDPGQLAPFKSVIGILVSDRGFKQPLFYWQNMDGNIVGAQYKYIKDNVCQKRFLKNTDRSNSLWMTPIEGSKALFVTEDPLDAIAHSQLFPGARYAYFCTGGTSTKAQREMIHSFSQKFKLPIILGNDNDLAGQLENFKLALHTANIEYAINSKTQRVLLTVNGAEREWGKDEIVAALQAVMKQRPNIILSIPWAKDWNDDLRSSKKSISLRIAENMARVQIETTKSEQRGVIAGKLP
- a CDS encoding TraM recognition domain-containing protein, translated to MATLSQIEEEDNEIYAYVVLGAICIGFLLLLTQLYYANYDLVQRLHIDIPFLDKHVFSKEGMKLLLGDSYKVRNVVLFLFAFSLTSPSKGEKPTSLWRQLAGLGISVAVFHCCRFFLLIPLTTVGQSLNILGSLISAVCILSYCGRITRFYLAPDSSLNENERLADGFEQTTELIETPTSVNWKYEFSYQGKIRTGYINELAVYRASFVIGMPGTGKSHSFLDPAMKQLIAKHFSAVVYDYKDPTLSNAVYQYYVAYKREHPNSPLRFGYLSYVNINHTYRCNPMKGISTSAEAVNFAITILTALNKNFVEKQGEFFTESAKSYTAIVIYALGVLFGGRYLSLPHTLTMLSQVPSVLFPVLKLISVLYPDMKTLFSPFKEAYDTNTLPQLQGQLASAQIGLGSMSDASLAYVMTEDEESQDIAVDLDTISSKESPMLLCLGSNPRLGAVLGLANAVYLTRIANLLNRKGRNPTAFFADEVVTTYINGLDNLIATARSNKIAVFLGFQDFSQMVRDYGQKIADAIVNTVNNVFVGAVKGKTAKELAESFGKKTVKKISKSITEEGKVTTSIAEHKEDRITQSMIEELSQGEFVGRVADEYGKEIKCKVFHGKVIVETPEKEQRLREELESQAKSECESEGRPYLPDETPWMPKVRNWSDEEIKRRLRLNMIKINNEVSDVLLRLNEIADTYKILTHLTTGNDEFCLRHYLADPQNPQKRINLFVWLEEAYRIVWRMEELELKDDILSSEEKFLLLLRDVYTTSYEGLQQILKAREQYHAMDLNSVKLLIDEYEDEYGTNLVNP